The following are encoded in a window of bacterium SCSIO 12643 genomic DNA:
- a CDS encoding TolC family protein, whose amino-acid sequence MLKNIGTVLFLYISVVSVWGQTNEINRILQEIEQNNNEIKAYASWIESRKLALKTQNNLPDPQVGVYYLPWGEHQTGDYSEFQITQSFEFPTVYSVRSKLIDKQYTQLELEYAEKRKSVLLPAKQYCLQLVYLQKKKEVEEKRVQQAQQVFNHISEMYNSEEVSLLDVNKAKISWIQEQFRVTELETKMQNVLLTLQQLNGGNEIMFSPSSYETEIEIDPVDSLWVEKQNRDPELRSLNQQEEVALQNYKLSKNKGLPNLTAGYNYQGVSGSNYSGIYGGLSIPLWSNRNKVKSAASAYQYSQSLNQVVAQSHYAEFQKQYNNYQVLKSKYTEYVSTLSDLNSESMLLEAYHLGQISYLEYFMELQFYRDAMDTMLKMEMEMHVLKASLLDYQL is encoded by the coding sequence ATGTTAAAAAATATAGGAACTGTTTTATTCCTGTATATCTCTGTAGTATCTGTTTGGGGACAAACCAATGAGATCAATCGGATTTTACAGGAAATAGAACAAAACAACAATGAAATCAAAGCATATGCTTCCTGGATTGAAAGTCGGAAGTTGGCTTTAAAAACACAAAATAATTTGCCGGACCCTCAAGTTGGGGTGTATTATTTACCTTGGGGGGAACATCAAACCGGAGATTATTCAGAGTTTCAGATTACCCAGTCATTTGAATTTCCAACAGTTTATTCGGTAAGGAGTAAACTGATAGATAAACAGTATACTCAGTTAGAACTGGAGTATGCCGAAAAGAGAAAATCGGTATTGCTCCCGGCAAAGCAATATTGTTTGCAATTGGTTTATCTACAGAAGAAGAAAGAGGTTGAAGAAAAAAGAGTCCAACAGGCTCAACAGGTTTTTAATCATATTTCTGAAATGTATAACAGTGAAGAAGTCAGCTTATTGGATGTAAATAAGGCTAAAATTTCCTGGATCCAAGAGCAATTCAGGGTAACTGAGTTAGAAACCAAAATGCAGAATGTGTTGTTGACATTACAGCAGTTGAATGGTGGGAATGAAATAATGTTTTCTCCATCCTCATATGAAACCGAAATTGAAATAGATCCGGTAGATTCTTTATGGGTGGAAAAACAAAATCGAGATCCTGAATTGAGAAGTTTGAATCAGCAAGAAGAAGTTGCTTTACAGAATTACAAACTATCAAAAAATAAAGGACTGCCGAATTTGACTGCCGGGTATAATTATCAAGGAGTATCTGGTTCAAATTACTCGGGGATTTATGGTGGTTTATCCATCCCATTATGGAGTAATAGAAATAAAGTCAAATCCGCAGCATCTGCATATCAGTATAGTCAGTCGTTGAATCAAGTAGTAGCGCAAAGTCATTATGCTGAATTCCAAAAGCAGTATAACAACTATCAGGTTCTGAAGAGTAAATACACAGAATATGTATCTACTCTTTCTGATCTGAATAGTGAAAGTATGTTGCTAGAGGCGTATCACCTGGGGCAGATCTCTTATTTGGAGTATTTCATGGAATTACAGTTTTATCGAGACGCCATGGATACTATGCTCAAGATGGAAATGGAAATGCATGTTCTAAAAGCAAGTCTTTTAGATTATCAATTATGA
- a CDS encoding zinc-ribbon domain-containing protein: protein MIIYGTKPVNLLSKNSKNTTCPNCQTEGSITYHIYRKHAHIFWIPLFPLGKKGYSECSHCKNVLEPKEMPRNMQMELDIVKNEARGPIWQFAGLGIIAILFVWGGFASKQDKKMELQYLAAPAVNDVYEYKAEPGSYSTMKVVEVTSDSVFVAPNMYEISKMSKIYKIDKSENYSEDVYGISKIDLNKMYSDGKIFDINRD from the coding sequence ATGATCATTTACGGAACCAAGCCTGTAAATCTATTGTCTAAAAACTCTAAAAATACTACGTGCCCCAACTGTCAAACCGAAGGCTCTATTACTTATCACATCTATCGTAAACATGCCCACATTTTTTGGATCCCATTATTCCCTCTCGGAAAAAAAGGATATTCGGAATGTTCTCATTGTAAAAATGTTTTAGAGCCAAAAGAAATGCCCCGAAACATGCAAATGGAATTGGATATTGTAAAAAATGAAGCACGTGGTCCAATCTGGCAATTCGCTGGTTTAGGAATTATCGCCATACTATTCGTTTGGGGTGGTTTTGCCAGCAAACAGGATAAAAAAATGGAACTTCAATACCTTGCCGCTCCAGCCGTAAATGACGTATATGAATACAAAGCTGAACCGGGAAGTTATAGCACCATGAAAGTTGTTGAAGTAACAAGCGATAGTGTTTTTGTTGCTCCAAACATGTATGAAATCTCTAAAATGAGTAAGATTTATAAAATTGATAAATCGGAAAATTATTCTGAAGATGTATATGGTATATCGAAAATTGATTTGAATAAAATGTATTCGGATGGAAAAATTTTCGATATCAATAGAGACTAA
- a CDS encoding GNAT family N-acetyltransferase, giving the protein MVIKSLEHISFDSIITCFFKAFENYFVPLPNNKDLFKARWENAGVNFKYSYGMFDGDQLIAFIIHAIDYRKGHKTAFNTGTGVLPGYRGQRIVQKLYDAAIPELKKHDITRCTLEVITQNNNAIKAYKRIGFKITKEYHCYNGSIAHIEPNSNTQIKQVTSSEIDWESLPRQEVYSWDHQKETLKKSDFTLFKVFYDDQWESYFIMDTSRGYIAQFDVLVHSNNVWDRLFQSIRKLAHNIKVNNVDSKIEAKIATLKRVHLPHIIDQYEMELFI; this is encoded by the coding sequence ATGGTCATTAAATCTTTAGAGCACATCTCATTTGACTCCATTATTACATGCTTTTTTAAAGCATTCGAAAATTACTTTGTTCCTCTACCAAACAACAAAGATCTGTTTAAAGCCAGATGGGAAAATGCGGGAGTGAATTTTAAATATTCTTACGGAATGTTTGATGGTGATCAACTTATAGCTTTTATTATTCATGCCATAGATTATAGAAAAGGACACAAAACCGCATTTAATACCGGGACCGGAGTTTTACCAGGTTACAGAGGACAACGAATCGTTCAAAAGTTATATGATGCCGCCATCCCAGAGTTAAAAAAACACGATATTACCCGTTGTACTCTTGAGGTCATTACTCAAAATAACAATGCCATTAAAGCGTATAAACGTATCGGTTTTAAAATCACGAAAGAATACCATTGTTATAACGGTTCCATCGCTCACATTGAACCGAATTCAAATACTCAAATAAAACAAGTCACTTCATCGGAAATCGATTGGGAATCCTTACCTCGACAAGAGGTTTATTCCTGGGATCATCAAAAAGAAACCTTGAAAAAATCTGATTTCACTTTGTTTAAAGTTTTTTATGATGACCAATGGGAATCATATTTCATTATGGATACCTCAAGAGGCTACATAGCTCAGTTTGACGTTTTGGTTCATTCAAACAATGTGTGGGACAGACTGTTCCAGAGTATTCGCAAGTTAGCTCATAACATCAAAGTTAATAATGTGGATTCTAAAATTGAAGCAAAAATTGCGACTTTGAAAAGAGTCCATCTACCACATATCATAGATCAGTATGAAATGGAACTTTTTATATGA
- a CDS encoding Crp/Fnr family transcriptional regulator, which translates to MRSISDLLNDPSDHTALLFDAFKEHIKIKVVPKGTILQYQGDQSGTGYYVKKGLLKSYIIDEKGKEHIFMFAPEKWIISDIESQIFDIPSELFIETLEDSEIYVLKKELLNQSLLPDHLVKSEVIRLLKRISVLQKRVIMLMSAPAIKRFEHFMETYPDIIHRVPQKMIASYLGITPEALSKIKSDQFKKP; encoded by the coding sequence ATGCGTTCTATTTCTGATTTATTAAACGATCCTTCCGATCATACGGCCTTGCTTTTTGATGCTTTTAAGGAACATATCAAAATTAAAGTCGTTCCTAAAGGTACTATCCTGCAATATCAGGGAGACCAAAGTGGCACAGGTTACTATGTCAAAAAGGGACTTCTCAAAAGTTATATTATAGACGAAAAAGGAAAGGAACACATATTTATGTTCGCTCCTGAAAAGTGGATTATTTCAGATATCGAATCTCAGATTTTTGATATCCCTTCAGAACTTTTTATTGAGACCCTTGAAGATTCTGAAATCTATGTCCTGAAAAAAGAACTTCTAAATCAATCGTTATTGCCAGACCATTTGGTAAAAAGTGAAGTCATTCGACTTCTGAAAAGAATTTCTGTTTTGCAAAAAAGAGTCATCATGCTAATGAGTGCTCCTGCAATAAAACGCTTTGAGCATTTTATGGAAACTTATCCGGATATCATTCATCGGGTTCCTCAAAAAATGATTGCTTCGTATCTGGGCATCACACCAGAAGCTTTAAGCAAAATTAAAAGTGATCAATTCAAAAAGCCTTAA